One window of the Rosa rugosa chromosome 3, drRosRugo1.1, whole genome shotgun sequence genome contains the following:
- the LOC133740732 gene encoding uncharacterized protein LOC133740732 codes for MPSTFDEMPSLSSGVLEKLVEEMGSDPKALNGDRKPVLLQIRSIMPVLAEGDLWPNKGFYLKVSDAAHTMYVSLPPEQDDMVLCNTLQLGQLIYVEKLEVARPVPVLRGINPVPGQLIPCVGQLEDLVSIDKFVDFKGASDLLFVMEKNSNVGKKPQSKFRSLRASKARPSEKISRICRSGSGDVVDKEICEVTKGSRKVSSRYVESDSESTTSSSSLTQTARRRSWIGPEAADFPLVKHEIKPSARRSRSAHVSPVRSTRNGSDDNSSCKIKRTISFDQARKSSKNSNNKISVYAKNCEQPLDPPVTVNLAIDSNWSESNIQWNSLPPTLVTLGKEVLRHKDVSLLAAVEALQETSVAERLLKCLSTYSELQLAEGEEHLPSIIKFFDLQDYLVHTRLIVQSLTNISPLRDDDTNLGSPGSIKEALILAVDRKKNATSWIKAAMSSDLSPSFSLDSVPMKATNSSNKSSKTCGNVPKGTLIVKKQKNDAHIGLVSERENLHDWVKGSALSAAADLEKSLHDECRKWFLATFESYLDEVKSRTDFMESDSQVAETMCQIKKVGDRLDVIVSKEDSELEAYGRIKEKIYGVLLKNVERTTMVMEQMNAIFNVDNGQQ; via the exons ATGCCCTCCACCTTTGACGAAATGCCTAGCCTGAGTTCTGGGGTTCTTGAGAAGCTTGTTGAAGAAATGGGAAGTGACCCAAAGGCCCTGAACGGTGATCGAAAACCGGTGTTATTACAAATCAGGAGCATCATGCCTGTTTTAGCAGAAGGTGATCTTTGGCCCAATAAAGGGTTTTACTTAAAGGTTTCAGATGCTGCACACACAATGTATGTGTCATTGCCTCCAGAGCAGGATGACATGGTTCTTTGCAACACATTGCAACTAGGGCAATTGATATATGTCGAAAAGTTGGAGGTGGCGCGGCCAGTGCCTGTGCTTAGAGGTATAAACCCTGTCCCGGGCCAACTAATTCCCTGTGTTGGACAGCTTGAAGATCTCGTTTCCATTGATAAGTTTGTGGATTTTAAAGGGGCGTCTGATTTACTATTTGTAATGGAAAAGAATAGTAACGTGGGGAAGAAGCCACAGTCAAAATTTCGATCTTTGAGGGCCTCTAAGGCCCGCCCAAGCGAGAAGATCTCAAGGATATGTAGGTCCGGAAGCGGTGATGTTGTTGACAAGGAAATATGTGAGGTGACAAAGGGGTCAAGAAAAGTGAGCTCAAGATATGTTGAGAGTGATTCTGAAAGCACAACATCTTCTTCCTCGTTGACACAAACTGCGAGGAGAAGGAGCTGGATTGGACCAGAAGCTGCAGATTTCCCACTTGTAAAGCATGAGATAAAGCCAAGTGCTAGGCGCAGCCGTAGTGCGCAT GTTTCTCCAGTTCGTTCTACAAGAAATGGTTCAGATGACAATTCAAGttgtaaaataaaaagaacaatTAGCTTTGATCAAGCTAGGAAATCAAGTAAAAACTCCAACAATAAGATCTCAGTGTACGCGAAAAATTGTGAGCAGCCCTTAGATCCTCCAGTGACGGTTAATTTGGCCATTGATAGTAACTGGTCAGAAAGTAATATACAATGGAACTCCCTTCCTCCAACATTAGTGACTCTGGGAAAG GAGGTGTTAAGGCACAAAGATGTTTCTCTGCTTGCTGCAGTGGAGGCTTTGCAAGAGACTTCTGTTGCTGAGAGATTGCTGAAATGCCTAAG TACATACTCAGAACTTCAATTAGCCGAAGGGGAGGAGCATCTTCCGTCAATTATTAAATTCTTCGATCTTCAAGACTACTTGGTTCATACTCGATTAATTGTTCAGTCATTGACCAACATCAGTCCTCTTAGAGATGATGACACAAATCTAGGCAGCCCTGGTTCCATCAAGGAAGCATTGATACTTGCAGTGGACCGGAAGAAAAATGCAACATCATGGATTAAAGCAGCAATGTCATCTGATCTTTCCCCATCTTTTTCTCTTGATAGTGTTCCAATGAAGGCTACAAATTCATCAAATAAATCAAGTAAAACTTGTGGTAATGTACCAAAGGGTACACTTATAGTTAAGAAGCAAAAGAATGATGCTCATATTGGATTGGTCTCGGAGAGAGAAAACTTGCACGATTGGGTGAAGGGAAGTGCTTTATCCGCAGCTGCAGACCTGGAAAAATCCTTACATGATGAATGCAGGAAATGGTTTTTGGCTACCTTTGAGAGTTACCTGGATGAGGTTAAGAGCAGAACCGATTTTATGGAATCGGATAGCCAAGTAGCCGAGACTATGTGTCAGATTAAGAAAGTTGGAGACCGGTTGGATGTGATTGTCAGCAAAGAAGATTCTGAATTGGAAGCTTATGGGAGGATCAAGGAGAAGATATATGGGGTACTTCTGAAGAATGTGGAGAGGACTACTATGGTTATGGAACAAATGAATGCAATATTCAATGTAGACAATGGGCAACAATGA